GTGAGACTAGAGCGCGGAGTAGCCGACATGGTGAGAGGGGGGAATCTGGGTTCATCCGCCCCGGGGAAGGGGGCAGCGGGGCTGGCGAGGGCTTGCCCGAGAGGGCGGAGCCGGGGCTTTCTGGGGCGCCCCCCATTTCCAGCTGGGGGCTCCCTGGGGAGGCGATAGGGGGCAGAAAGTGTCACTGGGGGGAACAGCCACGATCAGATCTAAGGGGGGGatggagacgggggggggggagaatcggGGTCCATCCGCCCCGCAGCTGGGGGCCGCGGGGCCCGCGAGCGCTCCCTGGAAAGGGTAGAAGTGGGGGGGTCTCTATTTGTTGGGGGGAGGAGTCGGGGGCTCCAGGGGGACTGGCCCTGGAGTGGGGAGAAGCTGGGAAGTGCTGGCTcctgagggggcaggagggggctgcttggggaggggtcgggggctcAGGGAGGCTGGCACTGGAGGCAaggctggtgggggcgggggctggggctggctggtaTCTGTAACaaccaggtgggggggggggctgcttccTGGAGGAGCAGAGGTTTGGGGCTGACTCCTGGCTTGGGGGGAGTGTATCCCCAGTGGGGGGGAGGCTTCAGAGGGGGCACTGATAGGGAGCAGTTCTCCTCTGCTGACCCCCCCCATTTTCTCCACAGTCTCTTGTGATCCCTGAGAAATTCCAGCACATCCTGCGAGTGCTTAACACCAACATAGATGGGCGACGGAAAATCGCCTTCGCCATCACCGCCATCAAGGTGAGGGGGGCATGGCTGGGTGTCCACCCCCCCCCTGGGGGGGGGCTTGGGAATTCTGTACCAGAGAAAGAACGTTGAAAACATCCCAGTGCCTCTGTGTGCATCCATGGGGTGCCCTCCCTGGGGAGATGGGGTTCTGCTGTGGGTGCCCCATCTCTAGTTCAGGCCAGAGAAGACTTAGGGGCCAAGGCTGACCCGGTGTGGTGGAGCGGCCAGGCCGGCCCTGGCGCAAGGAGAGGTGCTGCACAGCTGGGATGGAGAAGGGGGTCAGGCTACAAAGGTTCTCACCCCACGCAGTTAGCCAAGGGAACTCCCTGTCACAAGGTCTCACTGAGCAGGGTGCAGGCGtaacccagacccctcccaggcgtggggttctgtcccatcgagtggcaccgagaccacccagagagagattgagtctgctctacagccttagctaacagccttgtggcttttagctcctgaggtcccaggttcgatacCGTGGTCTGTCTGTTACACGGGCAAGGGTGGGGGTGTATATGGAGACAGGTATGGGGCAGGGGTTAGAGCTGGGCTGTACCATGGGTGTCTCTTGAAGCAGGTTCTcctgtggggggtgtgtgtgtgtgtgtgtcctgctcTCGGCATCAGAGACTGAGCTTCCTGGGAACCTTATGGGGTGGGGGGTACTgggtccccgccctggggctgtATTAACGTTTCTTCCCCCTTGCAGGGTGTGGGTCGGCGCTACGCCCATGTGGTGCTGAGGAAAGCGGACATTGACCTGACCAAGAGGGCTGGGGAGCTGACAGAGGATGAGGTGGGCAAGGGCGGGGGTGGTCTCCCTGGGACCATGGGGGATGGCACTTGTCTCAGATGTGGGGGGCTCTAAGGGAAGCTGGGGTCTCTGGGATGAAGGTGGTATGGCTTTCACTTGGGGGTCTGGGTGGGGAGTTGTGGAGTGAAGGGGGGGCTGAGGCGTGGGGTGTATCTGAGAGCCAGCTGAGGGGTGTCTGGGATGGGGGGTGGATTTTTGCGGGGTATTTAGGTGTAGGTTGGTGTCAAGAGCATGGGAATATCTTGGAGGGGGGatgtttggggtgaaggagggaggTCTCTCGGGTGAGGGGAGCCCCCTGCCTGACCCCATCTCTGTGCCCCCCCACAGGTGGAGCGTGTCATCACTATCATGCAGAACCCCCGTCAGTACAAGATCCCCGACTGGTTCCTCAACAGGCAGAAGGACGTCAAAGATGGCAAATACAGCCAGGTGAGAGCGGGGTGCTGAGCCCATTGctgggtgtgtgtttgggggagctCTGATCAGAGCAGTGTGGGGCAGGGCTtgttcctttccccactgcagggacTGCTCTGGGGTCCCGTAGGCAGCAGGGGACTTTGTCATCCCAGTATGTTGGGGTGGCACCAGCCCATTGGCTGCCACTAGGGCCCTCGCATGCCTCCCAGGGCTGGTTGTCACTGCAGAGTTAATAAGAATGCTGTCCCAGCATGCATGCCCTAACCCTAAGTTCAAACCTGCTACAAGGAAAGACTCTTTATATGTGCCCTGTACTTaccttgtggaactcactgccacaggatgtcTCTGAGCCAGGTTCACAAAGGGATTGGCCATTTCTGTGGCTCTCAGACTGTTCACAGCTGGACCAGTTCATGGAATGGGCAAGGATCTCAAACCTCGCGCTGCAGGGCTGAGCCGATCTCTGATGATCACAGATCAGGAGAAGCCCTGATGTGGGGCAGATTGTCCCACAGCTGCTCCTGTGGGCTCTTCCCCAGCTGGCGCTGGCCCCTCTTGTGGAGGGAAACTGGGCTGGATGGCTCTGAGCCAGTCCAGCTGTGCCtgacttcccctcccccatgtctGTCTCCTTGTCAGGTTCTGGCCAACGGGCTGGACAACAAACTACGTGAAGACCTGGAGCGGCTAAAGAAAATCCGGGCGCATCGGGGCCTGCGCCACTTCTGGGGGTACGAGAGGagtgagagctgtgggggtgggaggggtgaatGGTGGGGCCTAGTGAATGGGGGTGGGTCCTTTTGCCTACTCCCTGTGAGATGTGGGGGGTCCCCTTCATCCTTTGCTGCAGAGTGGGGGACGGGTGGGTGAAGATAAAGGGGGTCATTGGGTTGGATAAGGGGAGGGGGAACCGGGTGCAGAGCTTTTGCATGTGGGCATAGCAGGGGGTTATGGGACAatgcagagctgggctgcagggcCATAGGGAGTTGGCTGGGGGGGTAGATTCAGAGTTGGGGAGGCAGGTCTGGaatctgggagcagcagcagggcggGCCGGGGTCTGGGCCCGTCTcactcccctctctctcccccaggctGCGCGTGCGGGGCCAGCACACCAAGACGACTGGGCGCCGGGGCAGAACTGTGGGCGTCTCCAAGAAGAAGTAGTGTCTGCCCTGTGTCTGCAATAAAGTGCTGTTCTCAGAGCTGCCTCCTcactgtgtggggaagggggatctCTGCGACTAGGGAGTGGCCCCCAGTGGGGAGAGAGTAGGGGGTTGTCATTGCCTTAGTGGAAGGGCAATGGGGAGGAGTAAACCTGGGCACTGGGCTGAGCTGAGCAAGCATCATTCTGGCCTGGGCCCTGAAGATTCTGTAGGCTGGCGCTGGAGGGGGTTGGTGTGGGACTGGGTCTCAGGGGGCCCTCCCGCCCATGAACTGGGTAAGggtggtcagtgcagccccagcagTGTTGGGGCAGGAGTGCGGGGTTCCATGCTGCATTCTGCACTACTCACAATTGGCAGTGGGGTACAGGATGCCTCGTCATACCCTGTGCACAGTGCTTCAGACCCTGCACCTTGCCCCACCTGCGGCTGTGCCCTCCTGTGGGATCCCTGCATaaacagccccccgccccacctcagaCAGCTGCACCTCACCAATGGGATGCAGAGATGCAGAAACGGGAGTTGTGCACAGAGGTGATTTTCCCTCTGGCAGGGCCCTGGCCTGCCTGCTGCTGGAAGCGGGGAACTGTTCTGCCACCCGCACTTCCAGCAGGCTTTCGATAAGCTGGAGGAGTCAGTGAAGAGCCTTGAGAACAAAGAGGAATGGAAACGTCTCCCACTAGGCCCCGGGAGGTCAATCTGTGGGTGACCGGCTGTAGGTATCTGCCTGCCAAGCAAATGTCTGACAGTAGGATCCTCGGGCTGGTGCTGGAGTTACACGAGCTCACGTGGGAAATAAGGCATCAATTTTTAATGCTGAGAATAATTAAACCAATTTCCACAAGCGGGTGGGGGTGGATTCTCGGGCATGGTCGGGTTTTAAATGAGGATTCGCTGCTTCTCTCAAATGAATTCAGTGCTGGGGGTTATGGTGGGGCTGGTCGCTGCCCTTTTGGCCTTGGACTCtgtgaaaccccctgcccctccccagaggtggctgcatctctgcCCCATAACGTGGAGCTGGTGAGTTCCCCCTACCACGTGGGCTGTGATGAATGCAGTGGCGTTCCCCCGCCGGTAGGTCTGTATGAGATGGTCCAGGCCTGTGCCCTCAGCCAAGATGGCCGCCGCTTGACTTCGCCTTTTCGGGTCGCCGCCGCGTCTCCGTAGCTGGAGAGTTGCCCTCACCCATAACGTCAGCTGCACGGCTTCACTACCAGTCAGGTTGTCGCCGCGCTGATTGGCCGTGGGCTCAGTCGCCTCGCTCCGTGATTGGGTGCGG
The window above is part of the Natator depressus isolate rNatDep1 chromosome 14, rNatDep2.hap1, whole genome shotgun sequence genome. Proteins encoded here:
- the RPS18 gene encoding small ribosomal subunit protein uS13 translates to MSLVIPEKFQHILRVLNTNIDGRRKIAFAITAIKGVGRRYAHVVLRKADIDLTKRAGELTEDEVERVITIMQNPRQYKIPDWFLNRQKDVKDGKYSQVLANGLDNKLREDLERLKKIRAHRGLRHFWGLRVRGQHTKTTGRRGRTVGVSKKK